A genomic region of Azoarcus sp. KH32C contains the following coding sequences:
- the gabD gene encoding NADP-dependent succinate-semialdehyde dehydrogenase, translated as MSLQLKDANLFRTQCFVAGEWSGADSGAAIEVHNPATGELLGTVPKMGRAETRRAIDAANAAWPAWRALTAGSRAKVLRKWFDLIVENQEDLARLMTSEQGKPLTEARGEVLYAASFIEWFAEEGKRIYGDVIPGHQPDKRIVVTKEPIGVCAAITPWNFPLAMITRKAGPALAAGCTMVLKPASQTPHSALALAALAERAGVPKGVFSVVTGSATEIGGELTENPIVRKLTFTGSTEIGIKLAAQCAPTIKKLSLELGGNAPFIVFDDADLDAAVEGALASKYRNTGQTCVCANRLLVQDSVYDAFADKLAAAVAKLKVGNGLAEGTTQGPLIDMNAVEKVEEHIEDAVSKGARVIAGGRRHELGRTFFQPTILADVTPAMKVAREETFGPVAPLFRFKDEAEAIRMANDTEFGLAAYFYAANMNRVWRVSGALEYGIVGINTGIISTEVAPFGGMKSSGLGREGSKYGIEDYLEIKYLCMGGVQ; from the coding sequence ATGAGTCTGCAACTGAAAGACGCGAACCTCTTCCGCACCCAGTGCTTTGTGGCCGGCGAATGGTCCGGCGCCGACAGCGGCGCGGCGATCGAAGTCCACAACCCCGCCACCGGCGAACTGCTCGGCACCGTACCGAAGATGGGTCGCGCCGAGACGCGCCGCGCGATCGATGCCGCGAACGCCGCCTGGCCCGCCTGGCGTGCGCTGACCGCCGGCTCCCGCGCCAAGGTCCTGCGCAAGTGGTTCGACCTGATCGTCGAGAACCAGGAAGACCTCGCCCGCCTGATGACCTCCGAGCAGGGCAAGCCGCTCACCGAAGCGCGCGGCGAAGTGCTGTACGCCGCCTCCTTCATCGAATGGTTCGCCGAGGAAGGCAAGCGCATCTACGGCGACGTGATCCCCGGCCACCAGCCCGACAAGCGCATCGTCGTCACGAAGGAGCCGATCGGCGTGTGCGCCGCGATCACGCCGTGGAACTTCCCGCTCGCGATGATCACCCGCAAGGCCGGCCCGGCGCTCGCCGCCGGCTGCACGATGGTGCTCAAGCCCGCGAGCCAGACCCCGCACTCGGCGCTCGCACTCGCGGCGTTGGCCGAACGCGCCGGCGTGCCGAAGGGCGTGTTCAGCGTCGTCACGGGCTCCGCGACCGAGATCGGCGGTGAGCTGACCGAGAACCCGATCGTCCGCAAGCTGACCTTCACCGGCTCGACCGAGATCGGCATCAAGCTTGCCGCCCAGTGCGCGCCGACGATCAAGAAGTTGTCGCTGGAACTCGGCGGCAACGCGCCCTTCATCGTCTTCGACGATGCCGACCTCGACGCCGCGGTCGAAGGCGCGCTCGCGTCGAAGTACCGCAACACCGGCCAGACCTGCGTCTGCGCGAACCGCCTGCTGGTGCAGGACAGCGTCTATGACGCCTTCGCCGACAAGCTCGCCGCGGCGGTCGCCAAGCTCAAGGTCGGCAACGGCCTCGCCGAAGGCACGACCCAGGGCCCGCTGATCGACATGAACGCGGTCGAGAAAGTCGAGGAGCACATCGAGGACGCCGTCTCCAAGGGCGCCCGCGTGATCGCCGGCGGCCGCCGCCACGAGCTCGGCCGCACCTTCTTCCAGCCGACGATCCTCGCCGACGTGACCCCGGCGATGAAGGTCGCCCGCGAAGAGACTTTCGGCCCGGTCGCGCCGCTCTTCCGCTTCAAGGACGAGGCCGAGGCGATCCGCATGGCGAACGACACCGAGTTCGGGCTCGCCGCCTACTTCTACGCCGCCAACATGAACCGCGTGTGGCGTGTTTCTGGCGCGCTCGAGTACGGCATCGTCGGCATCAACACCGGGATCATCTCGACCGAAGTCGCGCCTTTCGGCGGTATGAAGTCGTCCGGCCTCGGCCGCGAAGGCTCGAAGTACGGCATCGAGGACTACCTGGAAATCAAGTACCTGTGCATGGGCGGCGTGCAATAA
- the gabT gene encoding 4-aminobutyrate--2-oxoglutarate transaminase yields MNANTLPPGLTNADQMARRAAALPRGVGQAHGLFATKAKNAEIWDVEGRRFIDFVAGIAVVNTGHCHPKVIAAAQAQIPQFSHTCFQVVAYDGYVTLAERLNKLAPGSSPKKTFFVSTGAEAVENSIKIARGFTGRPGVIAFNGGFHGRTLLALGLTGKVDPYKLGVGPFPAEIFHAPYPDEAHGVSVDDAIAGIEMLFKTDIEAKRVAAFIVEPVQGEGGYIPAPKEFFQRLRALADQHGILIIADEIQTGAGRTGKMFAIEHSGVAPDLITMAKGLGGGFPIAAVIGRADVMDALPPGGLGSTYAGAPMACAAALAVLDVIEEEGLCRRATELGEHMKGRLRELAAKQPAIGDVRGIGAMVAVEFFHSGDKKRPAADITKAVIAEAQKRGLLLLSCGSYGNVLRLMVPLTIEQSILDEGLDILAASVTAVTAQS; encoded by the coding sequence ATGAACGCCAATACCCTGCCCCCCGGCCTGACGAACGCCGACCAGATGGCCCGCCGCGCCGCCGCCCTGCCCCGCGGCGTCGGCCAGGCCCACGGACTCTTCGCGACGAAGGCGAAGAACGCCGAGATCTGGGACGTCGAAGGCCGCCGCTTCATCGACTTCGTCGCCGGCATCGCCGTCGTCAACACCGGCCACTGCCACCCGAAGGTCATCGCTGCGGCACAGGCGCAGATTCCGCAGTTCAGCCACACCTGCTTCCAGGTCGTCGCCTATGACGGCTACGTGACGCTCGCCGAGCGCCTCAACAAGCTCGCCCCGGGCAGCTCGCCGAAGAAAACCTTCTTCGTCAGCACCGGCGCCGAAGCGGTCGAGAACTCGATCAAGATCGCGCGCGGTTTCACCGGCCGTCCCGGCGTGATCGCCTTCAACGGCGGCTTCCACGGCCGCACGCTGCTGGCCCTCGGCCTGACCGGCAAGGTCGATCCGTACAAGCTCGGCGTCGGCCCCTTCCCGGCCGAGATCTTCCACGCGCCCTATCCCGATGAGGCGCACGGCGTCAGCGTCGACGACGCGATCGCCGGCATCGAGATGCTGTTCAAGACCGACATCGAAGCCAAGCGCGTCGCGGCCTTCATCGTCGAGCCGGTGCAGGGCGAGGGCGGCTACATTCCCGCGCCGAAGGAATTCTTCCAGCGCCTGCGCGCGCTCGCCGACCAGCACGGCATCCTGATCATCGCCGACGAGATCCAGACCGGTGCCGGCCGTACCGGCAAGATGTTCGCGATCGAGCATAGCGGCGTCGCCCCCGACCTGATCACGATGGCCAAGGGCCTCGGCGGCGGCTTCCCGATCGCCGCGGTGATCGGCCGTGCCGACGTGATGGACGCGCTGCCCCCGGGCGGCCTCGGCAGCACCTACGCGGGCGCCCCGATGGCCTGCGCCGCCGCGCTCGCCGTGCTCGACGTGATCGAAGAGGAAGGCCTGTGCCGGCGCGCGACCGAACTCGGCGAACACATGAAGGGGCGGCTGCGCGAACTCGCGGCCAAGCAGCCGGCGATCGGCGACGTGCGCGGCATCGGCGCGATGGTGGCGGTGGAGTTCTTCCACAGTGGGGACAAGAAGCGCCCCGCGGCGGACATCACCAAGGCGGTGATCGCCGAAGCGCAAAAGCGCGGCCTGCTGCTGCTGTCCTGCGGTTCCTACGGCAACGTGCTGCGCCTGATGGTGCCGCTGACGATCGAACAAAGCATCCTCGACGAAGGCCTCGATATCCTCGCGGCCTCCGTCACGGCAGTCACGGCGCAGTCGTAA
- a CDS encoding diguanylate cyclase — MLRLADRSYWLLPLGAWTALVALSLVFTLQHTDQVAYDTARQQGRDVFNMVRATWLWNSRVGGVLVPQSETSPPNPYLELPERDPVTTSGTHLTTVNPAYMTRQMAGVIAEQSGIRIHLTSLRPINPTNAADPWETAALKAFEARVDRERCEILNGSGPTIRYMAPLLVRQECLNCHEKYGYKIGDVRGGISVSLPADEFVERLAATKRNHIVTHGVVWTIVSIMLMFYLARYREQWNNLKSLTATLEDRVAERTAALEEETAAHRTSEEEALHNHQRFLDLVNTTDGIVWEADAQTFVFTFVSRKAESLLGYPVEAWHAPGFWVDHLHPEDRTWAPEYCAACTGRLEPHRFEYRMIAADGRVVWVDDIITVVSEGGKPILLRGLMIDITARKEAEIEVRHLTQRLTLATRAAHIGIWEYEPETGRVLWDGTMFDVFGVDREDFHETIDEVMKLIHPDDLQHVQMLVDESLKTGCEFQTSFRIVRHDREIRHIDAHAVLVPGNDHRPTRMIGVNRDITERKRNEQELVRLATTDLLTGCYNRGYLYRVLEGEVDRTRRYGDPLSLIMYDLDRFKRINDTWGHDVGDQVLIHTTRVVREAIRRIDVLARWGGEEFMVLCPRTTAEEAAVLAERLLQALRDNPTPVAGTVTASVGVVTLRAEEGIDELLKRVDDLMYRAKQAGRDHACCDGPDRPQQ; from the coding sequence ATGCTCCGCCTCGCCGACCGAAGCTACTGGCTGCTGCCCCTCGGTGCCTGGACCGCACTGGTCGCGCTGTCGCTGGTCTTTACCCTGCAGCACACGGATCAGGTGGCCTACGACACGGCACGCCAGCAGGGGCGCGACGTCTTCAACATGGTGCGCGCGACGTGGCTGTGGAATTCCCGTGTGGGCGGCGTGCTGGTCCCGCAAAGTGAGACGAGCCCGCCCAATCCTTACCTCGAATTACCGGAACGCGATCCGGTCACCACTTCCGGCACTCATCTGACCACGGTCAATCCGGCCTACATGACGCGCCAAATGGCCGGCGTGATCGCGGAACAGAGCGGTATCCGCATCCACCTGACAAGCCTGCGGCCGATCAATCCCACAAACGCCGCAGACCCGTGGGAGACCGCCGCACTGAAGGCCTTTGAAGCGCGTGTCGACCGCGAGCGCTGCGAAATCCTCAACGGCAGCGGACCGACGATCCGCTACATGGCGCCGCTGCTGGTCCGCCAGGAATGTCTGAACTGCCATGAAAAATATGGCTACAAGATCGGAGACGTCCGCGGCGGCATCAGCGTTTCGCTCCCGGCCGACGAATTCGTCGAACGCCTTGCCGCCACCAAGCGCAATCACATCGTCACGCACGGGGTCGTCTGGACCATCGTCAGCATCATGCTGATGTTCTACCTCGCGCGGTATCGCGAGCAGTGGAACAACCTGAAATCGCTCACCGCGACGCTGGAAGACCGCGTCGCGGAACGCACGGCCGCGCTGGAGGAGGAAACCGCGGCACACCGCACGAGCGAGGAAGAAGCGTTGCACAACCACCAGCGCTTCCTCGACCTCGTGAATACGACCGACGGCATCGTCTGGGAGGCCGACGCGCAGACCTTCGTCTTCACCTTCGTCAGCCGCAAGGCCGAGTCGCTGCTGGGCTATCCGGTCGAGGCGTGGCACGCACCCGGGTTCTGGGTGGATCATCTGCATCCGGAAGACCGTACCTGGGCGCCGGAGTATTGCGCCGCCTGCACCGGCCGACTCGAACCTCACCGTTTCGAGTACCGCATGATCGCCGCCGACGGGCGCGTCGTGTGGGTCGACGACATCATCACGGTGGTCTCGGAAGGCGGTAAGCCGATACTGCTGCGCGGCCTGATGATCGACATCACGGCGCGCAAGGAAGCCGAAATTGAGGTACGCCACCTGACGCAACGTCTGACGCTCGCGACGCGGGCCGCGCACATCGGCATCTGGGAATACGAACCGGAAACCGGGCGCGTGCTGTGGGACGGCACGATGTTCGACGTCTTCGGCGTCGATCGCGAGGACTTCCACGAGACGATCGACGAGGTCATGAAGCTGATCCACCCGGACGACCTGCAGCATGTGCAGATGCTGGTCGACGAGAGCCTCAAGACCGGCTGCGAATTCCAGACCAGCTTTCGCATCGTGCGTCACGACCGCGAGATCCGCCACATCGACGCGCACGCCGTGCTGGTGCCGGGCAACGACCACCGTCCGACGCGGATGATCGGCGTCAACCGCGACATCACCGAGCGCAAGCGCAACGAGCAGGAGCTTGTGCGGCTCGCGACGACCGACCTGCTGACCGGCTGCTACAACCGCGGCTACCTGTACCGGGTGCTTGAAGGCGAGGTCGACCGCACCCGGCGCTATGGCGATCCGCTGTCGCTGATCATGTACGACCTCGACCGCTTCAAGCGCATCAACGACACCTGGGGCCACGATGTCGGCGACCAGGTGCTGATCCACACGACGCGCGTCGTGCGCGAGGCGATCCGCCGCATCGACGTGCTTGCGCGCTGGGGCGGGGAAGAATTCATGGTGCTGTGCCCGCGCACGACGGCCGAAGAGGCGGCGGTGCTCGCCGAGCGTCTGCTGCAGGCGCTGCGCGACAATCCGACGCCCGTCGCCGGCACCGTCACGGCGAGCGTCGGCGTCGTGACGCTGCGCGCGGAGGAGGGCATCGACGAACTCCTCAAGCGCGTCGACGACCTGATGTATCGCGCGAAGCAGGCCGGCCGCGACCACGCCTGCTGCGACGGCCCCGACCGGCCGCAGCAGTAG
- a CDS encoding LysR family transcriptional regulator — translation MRRKIPSTAALLAFELAARHESFTRAADELALTQSAVCRQIAALEDFLGLRLFRRTKRGVTLTEAGLSYSRQISARLDAVERDTLSVMAHHGRGATIELAVMPTFATRWLLPRLGDFLAGHPDVTVNMTNRTRPFLFADTEFDASLYFGDAGWPGTEAHFLMRENPVPVCSPRRLGGRAELAPEEIAALPLLQQSTRPYAWRQWFGSLGMQVAHDMTGTRYELFSMLAQAAMQDMGIALIPPFLIQEELDSGRLVMPFHHAYLSDKAYYLIIPERKAETAALRGFRDWLVAVAAEYRVGAGLA, via the coding sequence ATGCGACGCAAGATTCCCAGCACCGCCGCCCTCCTCGCCTTCGAGCTCGCGGCCAGACACGAGAGCTTCACGCGTGCGGCCGACGAGCTGGCGCTGACGCAGAGCGCGGTGTGCCGCCAGATCGCGGCGCTCGAGGACTTCCTCGGGCTGCGTCTTTTCCGTCGGACGAAGCGCGGCGTCACCCTGACCGAGGCCGGGCTCAGCTACAGCCGCCAGATCAGTGCGCGGCTCGACGCGGTCGAGCGCGATACGCTGTCGGTGATGGCGCACCACGGGCGCGGGGCGACGATCGAGCTCGCGGTGATGCCGACCTTCGCGACGCGCTGGCTGCTGCCGCGGCTCGGCGACTTCCTGGCCGGACATCCGGACGTCACCGTCAATATGACGAACCGGACGCGCCCCTTCCTCTTCGCGGACACCGAGTTCGACGCCTCGCTGTATTTCGGCGACGCTGGCTGGCCGGGCACAGAGGCGCATTTCCTGATGCGCGAGAACCCGGTGCCGGTGTGCAGCCCGCGTCGCCTGGGCGGACGTGCCGAGCTCGCCCCCGAGGAGATCGCCGCGCTGCCGCTGCTGCAGCAGAGCACCCGCCCGTATGCGTGGCGGCAGTGGTTCGGTTCGCTCGGAATGCAGGTCGCGCACGACATGACCGGCACGCGCTACGAACTCTTCTCGATGCTCGCGCAGGCCGCGATGCAGGACATGGGCATCGCGCTGATTCCGCCCTTCCTGATCCAGGAAGAACTCGACAGCGGCCGGCTGGTGATGCCCTTCCATCACGCCTACCTGAGCGACAAGGCCTACTATCTGATCATTCCCGAGCGCAAGGCCGAAACGGCGGCGCTGCGCGGGTTTCGCGACTGGCTCGTCGCGGTTGCGGCGGAATACCGGGTCGGAGCCGGGCTCGCCTAG
- a CDS encoding acyl-CoA dehydrogenase: MASNRISFDWADPLYLDSQLTDTERMVRDTARSYCQERLLPRVQEAFRHEKTDPAIFREMGELGLLGPTIPEEYGGAGMNYVSYGLIAREVERVDSGYRSMMSVQSSLVMVPIFEFGNEATKRKYLPKLATGEWIGCFGLTEPNHGSDPASMVTRAKKVDGGYSLSGSKMWITNSPIADVFVVWAKDDAGDIRGFVLEKGWKGLSAPAIHGKVGLRASITGEIVMDEVFVPEENAFPTVRGLKGPFTCLNSARFGIAWGALGAAEACYETARQYTLDRQQFGRPLAANQLIQKKLADMLTEITLGLQGCLRLGRLKDEGNAPVELTSIMKRNSCGKSLDIARVARDMLGGNGISDEFCIARHLVNLEVVNTYEGTHDIHALILGRAITGIAAFSN; encoded by the coding sequence ATGGCATCGAACCGCATCAGCTTCGACTGGGCCGACCCCCTGTACCTGGACAGCCAACTCACCGACACCGAGCGCATGGTGCGCGACACCGCGCGCTCCTACTGCCAGGAGCGCCTGCTGCCGCGCGTGCAGGAAGCCTTCCGCCACGAGAAGACGGATCCGGCGATCTTCCGCGAGATGGGCGAGCTGGGCCTGCTCGGGCCGACGATCCCCGAGGAATACGGCGGCGCCGGCATGAACTACGTCAGCTACGGCCTGATCGCGCGGGAAGTCGAGCGCGTCGATTCCGGCTACCGCTCGATGATGAGCGTGCAGAGCTCGCTCGTGATGGTGCCGATCTTCGAATTCGGCAATGAAGCCACCAAGCGCAAGTACCTGCCCAAGCTCGCGACCGGCGAGTGGATCGGCTGCTTCGGCCTGACCGAACCGAACCACGGCTCCGACCCGGCGAGCATGGTGACCCGCGCGAAGAAGGTCGACGGCGGCTACAGCCTCTCCGGCAGCAAGATGTGGATCACCAACAGCCCGATCGCCGACGTCTTCGTCGTGTGGGCGAAGGACGACGCCGGCGACATCCGCGGCTTCGTACTCGAGAAGGGCTGGAAGGGCCTGTCGGCGCCGGCGATCCACGGCAAGGTCGGCCTGCGTGCGTCGATCACCGGCGAAATCGTCATGGACGAAGTCTTCGTGCCGGAAGAAAACGCCTTCCCGACCGTGCGCGGCCTGAAAGGACCCTTCACCTGCCTGAACTCGGCGCGCTTCGGCATCGCCTGGGGTGCGCTCGGCGCCGCGGAAGCCTGCTACGAGACCGCGCGCCAATACACGCTCGACCGCCAGCAGTTCGGCCGTCCGCTCGCCGCCAACCAGCTGATCCAGAAGAAGCTCGCCGACATGCTGACCGAGATCACGCTGGGCCTGCAGGGCTGCCTGCGTCTGGGCCGCCTGAAGGACGAAGGCAACGCGCCGGTCGAGCTCACGTCGATCATGAAGCGCAACTCCTGCGGCAAGTCGCTCGACATCGCCCGCGTCGCGCGCGACATGCTCGGCGGCAACGGCATCTCGGACGAGTTCTGCATCGCGCGCCACCTCGTGAACCTCGAAGTGGTGAACACCTACGAGGGCACGCACGACATCCACGCGCTGATCCTCGGCCGCGCGATCACCGGCATCGCCGCCTTCTCGAACTGA